Proteins encoded by one window of Cyclobacteriaceae bacterium:
- a CDS encoding DUF1772 domain-containing protein, with protein MKRIILYAAVAFSSGLFFTLIYNSVVNAANWESNIPQSITATRDFFVVANPGTFFQVVDPTNMLLVVLTLILFWKESSSIRLYLGIALLCYITSMTLTFTYFYPRNEIMFLSEQLPDTESLKKAATEWGRMGWVRSMLSLAGLVCTFITLDKATRQTQGL; from the coding sequence ATGAAAAGAATAATTCTGTACGCAGCCGTTGCGTTTTCAAGCGGATTGTTTTTTACGCTTATCTATAATTCAGTTGTTAATGCAGCCAACTGGGAAAGTAATATTCCTCAATCCATAACTGCAACCCGAGACTTTTTTGTTGTTGCCAATCCGGGAACTTTCTTTCAGGTGGTAGATCCGACCAATATGCTTTTAGTTGTATTGACATTGATTTTATTCTGGAAAGAATCTTCTTCCATCCGGTTGTATCTGGGCATAGCTTTACTTTGCTATATAACCTCTATGACTTTAACCTTTACCTATTTTTATCCCAGAAATGAGATTATGTTTCTTTCAGAACAACTTCCCGATACTGAATCGCTTAAAAAGGCAGCAACTGAATGGGGAAGAATGGGCTGGGTCAGATCTATGCTATCGCTGGCAGGTCTTGTCTGTACTTTCATAACTTTGGACAAAGCCACAAGACAAACGCAGGGTTTGTAA
- a CDS encoding Crp/Fnr family transcriptional regulator yields MHDLLLKSISEKTRITSAEEAKLKEFFIPKKIRKRQYVLNAGDVCQYITFVEKGMLRSFTVDDDGNEHVVQFAIEGWWISDVGSFISGNNALYNIEALEDSEVLNLTKQAMDDMMDQVPQLERYFRLLMQNNIIALQRRVIAYMSLSAEEKYLKLMDVCPDIISRAPQQYVASYLGITPETLSRIRKQVASRK; encoded by the coding sequence ATGCATGACCTGTTACTCAAAAGCATTAGTGAAAAGACCCGCATCACATCCGCTGAAGAAGCTAAACTGAAGGAATTTTTTATTCCCAAGAAAATAAGAAAAAGGCAATACGTACTGAATGCCGGTGATGTATGTCAATACATTACGTTTGTCGAGAAGGGCATGCTTCGTTCATTTACCGTTGACGATGACGGTAATGAACACGTGGTGCAGTTTGCCATTGAAGGCTGGTGGATTTCTGATGTGGGCAGTTTTATTTCGGGCAATAACGCCCTGTATAACATTGAAGCATTGGAAGATTCGGAAGTACTGAACCTTACCAAACAGGCCATGGATGATATGATGGATCAGGTTCCGCAACTTGAACGGTATTTCCGGTTACTGATGCAAAACAACATTATTGCACTTCAGCGCAGGGTAATTGCATACATGAGCCTGTCAGCCGAAGAAAAATACCTGAAACTTATGGATGTTTGCCCCGACATTATAAGCCGTGCGCCTCAACAATACGTAGCCTCCTATTTGGGCATTACACCCGAAACACTCAGTCGGATAAGAAAGCAGGTAGCGAGTCGAAAATAG
- a CDS encoding NAD(P)-binding domain-containing protein, whose product MAAIKTIAIIGATGNMGSAIAKSISKSRNYRLLLMSNEPEKLVALKKEVEKTAQHEEVFALSCAKEASWEADIIIVATPYASEREVAEKIREVAIGKIVISISNPLNHSFSELVTPPEISAAEELQKLLPASKVVKTFNTTFAANFNTPTIAGKTADAFIAGNNGDAVETVAGIVRDAGFNPIIAGDLSVSRTLERMQLMLIQLALKNNYNWLVGWKILHN is encoded by the coding sequence ATGGCAGCCATAAAAACAATCGCAATTATAGGAGCAACCGGAAACATGGGCTCAGCCATTGCCAAAAGTATTTCGAAAAGCAGGAACTATCGGTTATTGCTCATGTCGAACGAGCCAGAAAAATTAGTTGCGCTGAAAAAAGAGGTTGAAAAAACAGCTCAACATGAAGAGGTGTTTGCCCTCAGTTGTGCTAAAGAAGCCTCCTGGGAAGCCGACATCATTATTGTAGCCACACCTTATGCCAGTGAACGGGAAGTGGCCGAAAAGATTCGTGAAGTGGCTATCGGAAAAATTGTGATCAGTATCTCCAACCCACTCAACCATTCGTTTAGCGAGTTGGTGACTCCACCCGAAATCAGCGCTGCGGAAGAGCTACAAAAACTTTTACCTGCATCGAAAGTGGTGAAAACATTCAACACAACGTTTGCTGCCAATTTTAATACACCAACCATTGCCGGCAAAACAGCCGATGCCTTCATTGCCGGAAACAATGGCGATGCGGTTGAAACTGTAGCGGGTATAGTACGCGATGCCGGTTTTAACCCGATTATCGCTGGCGACTTATCGGTAAGCCGCACGTTGGAACGCATGCAACTGATGTTGATTCAGCTTGCGCTGAAAAACAATTACAATTGGCTTGTGGGATGGAAAATTCTACACAATTGA
- a CDS encoding tetratricopeptide repeat protein: MIQLKHVLAVTVIIVLSCNKNTIHQRIDPFEEINTLTERGFFKEALNKCDSLIEIDESSSKAFGYKGYINYVLKDYTKSRENLLEAIRLNINYAESYHNLGLVYYEVNQCDSSEIMFLRAIELDPTNHKTYFNLSQIYIDQNKFSKAEKMCKKALNLQKDYSKAINNLGAISYSREKFDSAEYFYKAALQLDSNYFVPHYNLAELYLRRNQKDSAKIFIDKCIALNSNFKEAYILKSEIIKDEATTEEKLHLEEVSSSLIYRKHCR; the protein is encoded by the coding sequence ATGATACAGCTAAAACACGTACTTGCAGTAACCGTAATAATAGTGTTGTCATGTAATAAGAATACAATTCATCAAAGAATAGACCCCTTTGAAGAAATTAACACTCTTACAGAGCGAGGTTTCTTTAAAGAGGCACTCAATAAATGTGATTCATTAATTGAAATTGATGAATCTTCAAGCAAAGCATTCGGTTATAAAGGGTATATAAATTACGTCTTAAAAGACTATACTAAAAGTCGAGAAAATTTACTCGAAGCTATAAGACTCAATATCAACTACGCTGAATCCTACCACAATTTAGGCTTAGTCTATTATGAGGTTAATCAATGTGACTCATCAGAAATAATGTTCTTAAGAGCCATTGAATTAGATCCGACAAATCACAAAACTTATTTTAATCTTAGCCAAATTTACATTGATCAAAATAAATTTTCAAAAGCAGAGAAAATGTGCAAAAAAGCGTTAAATCTTCAAAAAGATTATAGCAAGGCAATAAACAACTTAGGAGCAATCAGCTATAGTCGAGAAAAATTTGATAGTGCCGAATATTTCTACAAAGCAGCATTACAACTTGATTCAAACTACTTCGTCCCACATTACAATTTAGCTGAGCTTTATCTACGAAGAAATCAAAAAGATAGCGCAAAAATTTTTATTGATAAATGTATAGCTTTGAATTCCAATTTTAAAGAGGCATATATTTTAAAATCAGAGATCATTAAAGATGAAGCAACTACGGAAGAAAAACTACATTTGGAAGAAGTTTCAAGCTCATTGATTTATCGAAAACATTGCCGTTAA
- a CDS encoding OsmC family protein, protein MTKISSRIKTDNYRIEIKSPTGNVVIADEPVEKGGKDTGFSPKELLAAALAACTSATVRMYADRKQWPLNEVTIDVDLVQDEKGSKTVINRKIHFAGNLDEEQKKRLLAVANACPVHKILSSPVEINTTM, encoded by the coding sequence ATGACTAAAATATCATCACGCATCAAAACCGATAATTATAGAATCGAAATCAAATCACCTACCGGTAATGTAGTTATTGCCGATGAGCCTGTGGAAAAAGGCGGAAAGGATACCGGGTTTTCTCCCAAAGAATTATTGGCTGCCGCATTAGCTGCCTGTACCAGTGCTACAGTGCGCATGTATGCCGACCGAAAGCAGTGGCCTTTGAATGAGGTAACGATTGACGTTGATCTGGTGCAAGACGAAAAAGGCAGTAAAACGGTGATCAACAGAAAAATTCATTTCGCTGGTAATCTGGATGAAGAACAAAAGAAAAGACTTCTGGCAGTTGCCAATGCTTGTCCGGTTCATAAAATCCTTAGCAGTCCCGTAGAAATAAACACCACGATGTAA
- a CDS encoding DUF6090 family protein yields MLKTIFNHLKSEWYKYIIEVIVVMLGILIAFNLEQWSEARSIKKREIEILKEFKGALAADLMEMQNNISMHEYSILSSRMILQVIQDNLPYHDSLDACFAHTHAFTTFSGRVGPIEQLKNTNLAIVSNDELRLEIISMYDEAYPRIRLVELAIKRDYEQLRDFDRLYFDAYDVDRVSTNKNIPPPFWGIMRPLRFTELKTNPEYAALLRARISNQMGLLRGHYKPTEKALSNLLNQIDQEIEKLE; encoded by the coding sequence ATGTTAAAGACAATTTTTAACCACCTGAAATCTGAATGGTACAAGTATATCATTGAGGTTATTGTGGTTATGCTTGGTATTTTAATTGCATTTAATCTTGAGCAATGGAGTGAAGCACGTAGCATAAAGAAGAGAGAAATTGAAATACTGAAAGAATTTAAAGGAGCGCTCGCTGCCGATTTAATGGAAATGCAGAATAATATCAGCATGCATGAATACAGTATTCTTTCCAGCAGGATGATATTGCAGGTTATTCAGGATAACCTTCCTTATCATGATTCATTGGATGCCTGTTTTGCCCACACGCATGCGTTTACCACGTTTTCAGGTCGGGTTGGCCCCATTGAGCAATTGAAAAATACCAATTTAGCGATTGTATCAAATGACGAACTCCGTTTGGAAATTATCAGCATGTATGACGAGGCGTATCCTAGAATTCGTCTGGTGGAATTGGCTATTAAGAGAGACTATGAACAGTTAAGGGATTTTGACAGACTTTATTTTGATGCCTATGATGTTGACCGCGTTTCTACCAACAAGAATATACCTCCGCCTTTCTGGGGCATCATGCGTCCGTTACGTTTTACTGAACTGAAGACAAATCCCGAATATGCAGCACTTCTTCGTGCAAGAATTTCAAACCAAATGGGACTTCTGCGTGGCCATTACAAGCCTACTGAAAAGGCATTAAGCAATTTGCTGAATCAGATTGATCAGGAAATTGAGAAATTGGAGTAG
- a CDS encoding LLM class flavin-dependent oxidoreductase yields MELGIYTFADVQPDRLAGKAIHTHQRIRDLLEEVQLADQLGLDVFGVGEHHRADYAVSSPAVVLGAAASMTKHIKLSSAVTVLSSDDPVRVYQQFATLDQLSGGRAEIMAGRGSFIESFPLFGYDLKDYDRLFKEKLDLLLKINGSERVSWSGGLRPALDNQGVYPRPYQEHLPIWLAVGGTPESAVRAATLKLPMALAIIGGIPERFVPFVDLYKQTASQFGNDSPKLGINTHVYIAETSQQAGDEYFSTYAAMMNKIGKERGWPPLSREQFDANRSAKGYLMVGSVQQVIDKILYEHELFNHTRFLAQMSVGTTDHKKIMKSMELFGTQVAPAVRKALGTKHEIKTSESVL; encoded by the coding sequence ATGGAACTCGGCATTTATACGTTTGCAGATGTACAGCCCGACAGGTTGGCTGGAAAAGCAATACATACACATCAACGCATCAGGGATTTGTTGGAGGAAGTGCAGCTTGCTGACCAGTTGGGTCTTGATGTGTTTGGTGTGGGAGAACATCATCGGGCTGATTATGCTGTATCTTCGCCAGCCGTTGTTCTAGGTGCCGCAGCTTCCATGACTAAACATATTAAACTGAGCAGTGCTGTTACCGTACTAAGCTCTGATGATCCTGTTCGGGTATACCAGCAATTTGCAACACTTGATCAACTATCCGGTGGTCGTGCCGAAATCATGGCTGGCCGTGGCTCATTCATTGAATCATTTCCATTGTTTGGATATGACCTTAAGGACTACGACAGATTGTTTAAAGAGAAGCTTGACTTACTTTTAAAAATCAACGGGAGCGAAAGAGTTTCATGGAGTGGTGGATTACGACCAGCCCTTGACAACCAGGGCGTTTATCCGAGACCCTATCAGGAGCATCTTCCGATTTGGTTAGCGGTTGGTGGAACACCTGAGTCTGCTGTACGCGCAGCCACACTTAAGTTACCAATGGCACTTGCCATTATTGGCGGTATACCCGAACGCTTTGTTCCGTTTGTTGACTTGTACAAGCAAACAGCAAGTCAGTTTGGGAATGATTCGCCTAAGCTTGGCATTAATACACATGTGTATATTGCCGAAACATCGCAGCAAGCGGGTGATGAATACTTCTCAACGTATGCTGCCATGATGAACAAGATTGGCAAAGAAAGAGGATGGCCTCCGCTAAGTCGCGAGCAGTTTGATGCTAACCGGTCGGCCAAAGGATATTTGATGGTTGGAAGTGTTCAGCAGGTGATTGACAAAATTCTCTACGAACATGAGTTATTCAATCATACGCGCTTTCTCGCTCAAATGAGTGTAGGCACAACCGACCATAAGAAAATTATGAAGTCGATGGAACTATTTGGAACGCAGGTTGCACCTGCTGTACGAAAAGCGTTAGGAACCAAGCATGAAATAAAAACTTCCGAGTCGGTGCTTTGA
- a CDS encoding rhodanese-like domain-containing protein codes for MLGLFGFGPKNYENLNGRAFKEKFLATPGAVLIDVRTQGEFRSGSIKGARNIDIMSAGFAQQISTLDKSKEYFLFCRSGNRSGQACNLMAKQGFKVHNLDGGVSDWPA; via the coding sequence ATGTTAGGATTATTTGGATTCGGCCCGAAGAATTATGAAAACCTGAACGGCCGTGCATTTAAAGAGAAATTTCTGGCAACCCCAGGCGCAGTATTAATTGATGTGCGCACGCAGGGCGAGTTCCGCTCAGGCAGCATCAAGGGTGCACGCAACATCGACATCATGTCAGCGGGGTTTGCGCAGCAAATTTCAACGTTAGACAAGAGCAAAGAATATTTCTTGTTTTGCCGCAGCGGTAACCGCAGCGGACAAGCCTGCAACCTGATGGCGAAACAAGGATTTAAGGTACACAACCTGGACGGTGGCGTAAGCGACTGGCCAGCGTAG
- a CDS encoding DUF6132 family protein: MKTTIIKWSIGIALGAVGGFLYWYYIGCNSGSCAITSSPINSTLYGGMMGGLLLNSFDSKKRKDETPKTTDQ, from the coding sequence ATGAAAACAACAATTATCAAGTGGAGCATTGGCATTGCCTTAGGGGCCGTGGGCGGATTTTTATATTGGTATTACATTGGGTGTAACAGCGGTTCATGCGCCATTACCTCCTCCCCGATCAACAGCACACTTTATGGTGGTATGATGGGCGGTTTGTTATTAAATTCGTTTGACTCAAAAAAGCGCAAGGATGAAACTCCAAAAACAACTGATCAGTAA
- a CDS encoding DUF3365 domain-containing protein: MRLLTLIGLLGLLGACSASKEEQQETTQVPDSVYLQRGDKLVAQTFDTLRNSLLSAIADKGFPHAIDFCNEQAYPLTTIYQTDSITIRRASARFRNPKNQPDSLEQAALADFIVNGPSTKIIRTHEQVHYIKPIMMQAMCLNCHGVPEQNIKAETLQAIRERYPTDQAINYAEGDLRGIWHIAFRLKQ; this comes from the coding sequence ATGCGCCTGCTTACACTGATCGGTTTACTTGGTTTACTGGGTGCCTGTTCTGCTTCCAAAGAAGAGCAACAGGAAACCACGCAAGTACCCGATTCGGTTTACCTGCAGCGTGGCGACAAGTTGGTAGCACAAACTTTCGATACCCTGCGCAACTCACTGCTTTCAGCCATTGCCGATAAAGGCTTTCCGCATGCCATCGACTTTTGTAACGAACAAGCTTACCCATTAACGACTATTTACCAAACTGACAGCATCACCATCAGGCGTGCTTCAGCACGGTTTCGTAACCCGAAAAACCAACCCGACAGTTTGGAACAGGCAGCGCTGGCCGATTTTATTGTCAACGGTCCTTCCACAAAAATTATCCGCACCCACGAACAGGTGCATTACATCAAACCCATTATGATGCAGGCCATGTGCCTGAATTGCCATGGCGTACCCGAGCAAAACATTAAAGCGGAAACCTTACAGGCCATCCGCGAACGCTACCCGACCGACCAGGCCATTAACTATGCCGAAGGCGACCTGCGCGGCATTTGGCACATTGCGTTCAGGTTGAAGCAATAA
- a CDS encoding phosphoribosylpyrophosphate synthetase, translating to MKKHYISLSEATNDLKARGYSYDFNLKPTCIECPAVHLQISPEKFTVDEFYRFEGMSSTDDNSIVFAITSDQGIKGVLVDAYGVYASSLNEAMIKKLAIRR from the coding sequence ATGAAAAAACATTATATAAGTCTATCAGAAGCTACAAACGATTTGAAGGCCAGAGGTTATAGCTATGATTTCAATCTCAAGCCAACGTGTATTGAATGTCCGGCTGTACACCTGCAAATCAGTCCGGAAAAATTTACGGTAGATGAATTCTATCGGTTCGAAGGCATGTCGAGTACGGATGACAACAGCATTGTTTTTGCCATTACTTCTGATCAGGGAATTAAAGGCGTGTTGGTTGACGCATACGGTGTGTATGCCAGCAGCTTAAATGAGGCCATGATTAAGAAATTAGCGATCAGGAGGTAA
- the ygiD gene encoding 4,5-DOPA dioxygenase extradiol — protein MRLQDLNKMTQPFSSTEKMPVLFLGHGSPMNAIEENEFVAGFRNIAREIPKPQAILCVSAHWETRGTFVTAMENPITIHDFGGFPKALFEVQYPAPGSPELAKQTKSIIQKTEVHLDDKWGLDHGAWSVIKHLYPNADIPVIQLSLDYYQTPQYHYELAKELASLREKGVLIIGSGNMVHNLSKVSWQHLDKVYAYDWALEANDKMKQFILNDDHKALINYTSHGKAYNLAVPSPEHYLPLLYTLALKDKGDTVSLFNDKPVAGALTMTSVKIDTQ, from the coding sequence ATGCGATTACAAGATTTGAATAAAATGACACAACCCTTTAGCAGTACCGAAAAAATGCCGGTGCTGTTTTTGGGACATGGCAGTCCGATGAATGCCATTGAAGAAAATGAATTCGTTGCCGGGTTCAGAAACATAGCCAGGGAAATACCCAAGCCACAAGCCATCCTGTGTGTTTCGGCTCATTGGGAAACGCGGGGAACATTTGTTACGGCCATGGAAAATCCCATTACCATTCATGACTTTGGCGGTTTCCCAAAAGCGTTATTTGAGGTACAATATCCGGCACCTGGAAGTCCGGAACTGGCAAAGCAAACGAAAAGCATCATTCAAAAAACAGAAGTACACCTGGATGATAAGTGGGGGTTGGATCATGGTGCATGGAGTGTAATCAAACACCTGTATCCGAACGCAGATATTCCGGTTATTCAATTAAGTCTGGATTACTATCAAACACCTCAATACCACTATGAGCTTGCCAAAGAACTGGCTTCGTTACGTGAAAAGGGTGTATTGATTATTGGTAGTGGCAACATGGTTCACAACCTCAGCAAAGTTTCGTGGCAACACCTGGATAAGGTGTATGCCTATGATTGGGCTTTGGAAGCAAACGATAAAATGAAGCAATTCATTTTGAATGATGACCACAAAGCGCTCATTAACTATACCTCGCATGGTAAAGCGTACAACTTAGCCGTTCCATCGCCCGAGCATTACCTGCCGTTACTGTACACCCTGGCTCTAAAAGATAAAGGGGATACCGTGAGCTTGTTTAATGACAAACCCGTGGCGGGCGCATTGACCATGACTTCGGTAAAGATTGATACGCAATAA
- a CDS encoding SDR family oxidoreductase: protein MSLKNKSIIITGAAMGLGLAAAKELASQGANLTLVDFNKQTLTAAQQELVKEFPDVKVVTVVGDASKEEDVKRYVDAAVKAFGRIDGLYNNAGIEGRQASITEYDIEVFKKVIDINLMGVYYGMRYVIPVMQKQKYGRIVNVASVGGLRGVQNQVAYVASKHAVSGMTKNAALEYGRDGITTNAIAPGAILTPMVAEAFKQVNPADPKKAESEYAQRNPTKRLGLPHEVAKVVAFLLSEEASYVSGQTLAIDGGESNIYGNA, encoded by the coding sequence ATGAGCTTAAAAAATAAATCCATCATCATTACCGGAGCCGCTATGGGTCTCGGTTTGGCTGCAGCAAAAGAATTAGCCAGTCAGGGTGCTAACCTTACGTTGGTCGATTTCAATAAGCAAACATTAACCGCAGCACAACAAGAGCTGGTAAAAGAATTTCCTGATGTGAAAGTTGTTACCGTTGTGGGTGATGCCTCAAAGGAAGAAGATGTAAAGCGATATGTCGATGCGGCTGTTAAGGCCTTTGGGAGAATTGACGGGCTTTATAACAACGCAGGCATTGAAGGACGACAGGCGTCAATAACGGAGTACGACATCGAGGTGTTTAAAAAAGTAATTGACATTAACCTGATGGGCGTATACTATGGAATGCGTTATGTAATACCTGTGATGCAAAAGCAAAAATACGGTCGCATTGTAAACGTGGCTTCAGTGGGTGGGTTACGTGGTGTTCAAAACCAGGTAGCCTACGTAGCCAGTAAACATGCGGTTTCAGGCATGACGAAAAACGCTGCCCTCGAATATGGCCGCGATGGCATTACCACAAACGCGATTGCACCGGGCGCTATTCTTACACCGATGGTGGCTGAAGCTTTCAAACAGGTTAACCCGGCCGATCCGAAAAAAGCAGAATCGGAATACGCACAACGTAACCCGACCAAGCGTTTAGGATTGCCGCATGAAGTGGCAAAGGTGGTAGCCTTTCTGTTGAGTGAAGAAGCCTCATATGTAAGTGGTCAAACACTTGCTATTGATGGCGGTGAATCAAACATTTACGGTAACGCTTAA
- a CDS encoding DUF1801 domain-containing protein, which translates to MKAPGKTVTEILLNQPANRLEPFNKLHEVIIKNLPKGFEPAISYGGLGYVVPHKLYPAGYHCKPEEPLPFAGIASQKGSINLYHMGIYANPKLLNWFVSEYPKHSKQRLDMGKSCIRFKKLDDIPYKLVGQLMKKITVKQWIGMYEKNFLSKNE; encoded by the coding sequence ATGAAAGCCCCAGGCAAAACCGTTACGGAAATTCTATTAAACCAACCTGCAAACAGGCTTGAACCCTTTAACAAACTGCACGAGGTGATTATAAAAAATCTACCCAAAGGGTTTGAGCCGGCTATTAGCTATGGCGGGTTGGGCTATGTGGTGCCCCATAAACTTTACCCGGCAGGCTACCACTGCAAACCCGAAGAGCCCCTCCCCTTTGCCGGAATTGCTTCGCAAAAAGGCTCCATTAACCTATACCACATGGGCATTTATGCCAATCCGAAATTATTAAATTGGTTTGTGAGCGAATATCCAAAACACAGTAAACAAAGGCTGGATATGGGCAAGAGCTGCATTCGTTTTAAAAAGCTGGACGATATTCCATACAAGCTCGTTGGACAATTAATGAAAAAGATAACCGTCAAGCAATGGATCGGCATGTACGAGAAGAATTTCTTGTCTAAAAATGAATAA
- a CDS encoding helix-turn-helix domain-containing protein — MNNQTPNIRTERCTIHPALRSLIRHIVIIEADFGNIPVSIAGNYMPSPDQAMFINLYTRLKSKKSGENNFNTVTSCTLMGAQITPFKLLVEESHKTVSIIFQPGGLNRFLNIPMTELFDNGYSAREVIGREIEELLDKSHDTISLNDLDSIIQSYFLRKLSHVKEPLPIDYALQQLLTNYNTNIDQVAEMACMSIRNFERKCKERLGMPAKMYARIARFHKAYKMLESRSIISWPDLTYEVGYHDQTHFIKDFKEFAKVTPTLLYKELSNEHLQFQLDWDKI; from the coding sequence ATGAATAACCAGACGCCAAATATCCGTACAGAACGATGCACTATTCATCCTGCATTGCGTTCGCTGATACGACACATCGTTATCATCGAAGCTGATTTTGGCAATATTCCTGTTAGCATAGCGGGTAATTACATGCCCTCACCCGACCAGGCCATGTTCATCAATCTGTATACGCGGTTGAAATCCAAAAAATCAGGCGAGAACAATTTCAATACCGTTACATCTTGTACATTAATGGGGGCACAAATTACTCCCTTCAAACTATTGGTAGAAGAAAGTCATAAAACCGTGTCCATTATTTTTCAACCCGGAGGGCTAAATCGGTTTTTGAATATTCCGATGACGGAACTATTTGACAATGGGTATAGTGCCAGAGAAGTTATTGGCAGGGAAATAGAAGAGCTGTTAGACAAATCTCACGACACGATTTCTTTAAACGATTTGGATAGTATTATACAATCCTATTTTCTTAGAAAACTATCCCATGTAAAAGAACCGTTACCTATTGACTATGCCCTGCAACAGCTCTTGACAAACTACAATACAAACATAGACCAGGTTGCAGAGATGGCTTGTATGAGCATCCGAAATTTTGAACGAAAATGCAAAGAGCGATTAGGTATGCCTGCCAAGATGTATGCACGAATAGCCAGGTTTCATAAAGCATATAAAATGCTTGAAAGCAGATCAATCATCTCTTGGCCTGATTTGACATATGAAGTTGGTTATCATGACCAAACACACTTTATCAAAGACTTTAAGGAATTTGCCAAGGTTACGCCTACGCTCTTGTACAAAGAATTATCAAACGAACATTTACAGTTTCAGTTGGATTGGGACAAAATTTGA